One Anopheles marshallii chromosome 3, idAnoMarsDA_429_01, whole genome shotgun sequence genomic region harbors:
- the LOC128712245 gene encoding troponin C, isoallergen Bla g 6.0101-like: MEKAELSKDQMKILKDAFDAFDIEKKGSISLEVIGTIMELLGYALSEEELKEVMEDYDEDESGQIEFEEFIELASNYVEPEEDYDVLRAELREVFMLYDKDGTGFIPVNSFKAILRELDGAVPENELDDIVDEIDADGSGTVDFEEFMEVMTGE, from the exons ATGGAGAAGGCAGAATTGAGCAAGGATCAAATGAAAA TCCTGAAGGATGCCTTCGATGCGTTCGATATTGAGAAGAAGGGCAGCATCTCGCTGGAAGTGATCGGTACGATCATGGAACTGCTGGGATACGCGTTGTCCGAGGAGGAGCTTAAGGAGGTGATGGAGGACTACGATGAGGACGAATCGGGACAGATCGAGTTCGAGGAGTTTATCGAATTGGCATCGAATTACGTGGAGCCAGAGGAAGACTACGACGTATTGCGGGCCGAGCTTCGCGAAGTGTTCATGCTGTACGATAAGGATG GTACGGGTTTCATTCCAGTGAACTCGTTCAAGGCGATCCTACGAGAGCTGGACGGTGCGGTACCCGAGAACGAGCTGGATGACATCGTAGATGAGATTGATGCCGATGGGTCGGGCACGGTTGACTTTGAAG AATTCATGGAGGTTATGACAGGTGAATAA
- the LOC128713652 gene encoding troponin C, isoallergen Bla g 6.0101-like: MNKSELSKDQMKILKEAFEAFDIEKKGSISVEVVGTILELLGQTLSEEELTEVMEEYDVDESGQIEFDEFLELASNFVEPEEDYDVLRAELREVFMMYDKNGTGFIPVDIFKKILQELDGAVPENELDDIIDEIDADGSGTVDFEEFMEVMTGE, encoded by the exons ATGAACAAGTCGGAGTTAAGCAAGGATCAAATGAAAA TCCTGAAGGAAGCCTTCGAGGCATTCGACATCGAGAAGAAGGGTAGCATCTCGGTGGAGGTGGTTGGTACCATTCTGGAGCTGCTCGGACAAACTCTATCGGAGGAAGAGCTGACGGAGGTGATGGAGGAGTACGATGTGGACGAATCGGGCCAGATTGAGTTCGACGAGTTTCTGGAACTAGCGTCCAACTTTGTCGAGCCAGAAGAGGATTACGATGTGTTGCGAGCCGAACTACGTGAAGTGTTCATGATGTACGACAAGAACG GAACGGGTTTCATTCCGGTCGACATATTCAAGAAGATTCTCCAGGAGTTGGATGGTGCTGTGCCGGAAAATGAGCTGGATGATATCATCGATGAAATTGATGCGGATGGTTCGGGAACGGTTGATTTTGAAG AATTCATGGAAGTGATGACTGGTGAATAA